In the genome of Trichomycterus rosablanca isolate fTriRos1 chromosome 24, fTriRos1.hap1, whole genome shotgun sequence, one region contains:
- the LOC134301989 gene encoding ly6/PLAUR domain-containing protein 1-like, with protein sequence MRALFLFTWYLCVCCFTTVCSLQMQCYQCEETLLNNDCSTAKFIVNCTANIQDACQKEVMVDTHGVLYRKACASYTTCLIASAGYQRFCSPGRLGSVCISCCNTPLCNGPRPPHTHSTAHTHSYTHPHQTVTLLTLLTFTALTTPTP encoded by the exons ATGCGAGCACTTTTTCTCTTCACCTGGTATCTGTGTGTCTGCTGCTTCACTACAG tgtgttcgTTACAGATGCAGTGTTATCAGTGTGAAGAAACGTTGTTGAATAACGACTGTTCGACTGCAAAATTCATCGTAAACTGCACAGCGAACATTCAGGACGCCTGTCAGAAAGAGGTGATGGTGGATACGCATG GTGTGCTGTACAGGAAGGCGTGTGCATCCTACACCACATGTCTGATCGCCTCTGCCGGATACCAGCGCTTCTGTTCTCCGGGCCGGCTCGGCTCGGTATGCATCAGCTGTTGTAACACACCACTGTGTAACGGGCCCCGTCcaccacatacacactccactgcgcacacacactcatacacacacccacaccaaaCAGTGACCCTGCTTACCCTCCTCACTTTCACTGCACTGACCACGCCCACACCGTGA
- the tegt gene encoding probable Bax inhibitor 1, translating to MNVFDRNVNFDALFKFSQISRSTQHHLKNVYASLALCMFVAAAGAYVHVVVRFFQGGLLSVLGSLAMMAWLSLTPHSPQTEKKRLAILAGFAFLTGVGLGPAMDYVISINPSIIMTAFLGTAVIFICFTLSALYAQRRSYLFLGGTLMSGLSILLLVSVINMFVGSVVLLKAHMYIGLAIMCGFVLFDTQLIIEKAEMGDKDYIWHSVDLFLDFVTIFRKLMILLAMNEKDKKKERK from the exons ATGAACGTGTTTGATCGCAACGTTAACTTTGACGCTCTCTTTAAATTCTCTCAGAT CTCACGCTCCACTCAGCATCACCTGAAGAATGTGTACGCTAGTCTGGCGCTGTGCATGTTCGTGGCAGCGGCCGGCGCGTACGTTCACGTCGTCGTGCGCTTCTTTCAG GGTGGGCTGCTGTCTGTTCTGGGCTCTCTGGCCATGATGGCCTGGCTCAGCCTGACCCCTCACAGTCCCCAAACTGAGAAGAAGCGACTCGCTATACTCGCTGGATTTGCTTTCCTCACAG GGGTTGGACTCGGACCTGCAATGGATTACGTCATCAGCATCAACCCCAG catCATCATGACGGCTTTTCTGGGCACCGCAGTTATCTTCATCTGTTTCACTCTGAGTGCTCTGTACGCTCAGCGCAGGAGCTACCTCTTCCTGGGag GTACCCTGATGTCGGGACTCTCGATCCTGCTGCTGGTTTCTGTGATCAACATGTTTGTCGGCTCAGTCGTGCTCCTGAAG GCTCATATGTACATCGGTTTGGCCATCATGTGTGGATTTGTTCTGTTTGATACCCAGTTGATTATTGAGAAAGCAGAGATGGGAGATAAAGATTATATCTG gcACAGTGTTGATCTGTTCTTGGACTTTGTGACTATCTTCAGAAAGCTCATGATCCTGCTGGCTATGAATGAGAAG GACAAAAAGAAAGAGAGGAAATGA